A window from Corythoichthys intestinalis isolate RoL2023-P3 chromosome 10, ASM3026506v1, whole genome shotgun sequence encodes these proteins:
- the npy4r gene encoding neuropeptide Y receptor type 4, producing the protein MSFSGNTSQPPPSASPLIHVSSSPSPPWEEDRSNETLLADLSGLGHDEQCHTSPILTAFLVAWYSVTMVLGLVGNVGLICIITRRREKANVTSIFICNLSFSDILVCVFCLPFTLIYTLMDHWVFGSLLCRLVPFIQCMSVTVSILSLVFIALERHQLIINPAGWKPSIPQAYAVVCIIWILACFTSSPFLAFQLLTNEPYANVIPPQPALYRVSLANSSVPHNLLHYHNLYTSLHMEACLEHWPSQHQRLTYTTWLLLFQYCGPLILVLLCYVRVYVRLRHRKDMLDRARTPESQRMSHSRRINIMLVALITAFALCWLPLNIFNAVSDWNQDALPVCHHNLLFSLCHLLAMSSTCINPIIYGFLNSNFRQEVKEVLQYWCCCPLEEEREPLPMSTVHMEVSRTSVPLPCRSNSV; encoded by the coding sequence ATGTCCTTCAGCGGCAACACGAGCCAGCCGCCCCCTTCTGCGTCTCCCCTCATCCACGTGTCGTCTTCACCGTCACCGCCGTGGGAGGAGGATCGCTCAAATGAGACTCTGCTCGCAGACTTGTCAGGTCTCGGCCACGACGAGCAATGTCACACGTCTCCCATCCTCACGGCCTTTCTGGTGGCGTGGTACAGCGTCACAATGGTGCTGGGCCTAGTGGGCAACGTCGGCCTTATCTGCATAATTACCCGGCGCCGGGAGAAAGCCAACGTCACCAGCATTTTCATCTGCAATCTGTCATTCTCTGACATTCTGGTATGTGTCTTCTGCCTCCCGTTCACACTCATATACACGCTCATGGACCACTGGGTGTTCGGGTCACTGCTGTGCCGCCTGGTGCCCTTCATTCAATGCATGTCCGTGACCGTCTCCATCCTCTCGCTGGTTTTTATTGCCCTCGAGAGACACCAGCTCATTATAAACCCGGCTGGCTGGAAACCCAGCATTCCGCAAGCCTATGCGGTCGTCTGCATTATCTGGATTCTAGCCTGCTTCACATCCTCTCCTTTCCTGGCCTTTCAGCTGCTCACGAACGAGCCCTACGCCAACGTGATCCCGCCCCAGCCTGCCCTCTATCGCGTCTCGCTCGCCAACTCGTCCGTGCCTCACAATTTACTCCATTATCACAACCTTTACACGTCCTTGCACATGGAAGCCTGTCTTGAGCACTGGCCCTCCCAGCATCAGCGGCTGACCTACACCACGTGGCTTCTGCTTTTCCagtactgcggccctttgattcTCGTCCTGCTGTGTTACGTGCGGGTGTACGTGCGCCTGCGTCACCGCAAAGACATGCTAGACCGTGCCAGGACGCCGGAGAGCCAGCGCATGAGTCACAGCCGTCGCATCAACATCATGCTGGTGGCCCTGATCACGGCCTTCGCGCTTTGCTGGCTGCCACTCAATATTTTCAACGCCGTGTCTGACTGGAACCAGGATGCTTTGCCCGTGTGCCACCACAACCTCCTCTTCTCCCTCTGCCACCTCCTGGCTATGTCATCCACCTGCATCAACCCTATCATCTATGGCTTTCTCAACTCTAACTTCAGGCAGGAAGTGAAAGAGGTGCTTCAGTACTGGTGTTGCTGCCCTCTGGAGGAGGAACGTGAGCCCCTCCCCATGTCCACCGTGCACATGGAGGTGTCTCGTACATCAGTGCCACTTCCCTGCAGGAGTAACTCTGTGTGA